One genomic segment of Helicobacter enhydrae includes these proteins:
- a CDS encoding GspE/PulE family protein, with protein sequence MNLSAFKLHTSISEKLEMILQEIDTAIHIETTGKNPPSLLKEFLPIPLRHLPILATQITQEDFLLKLETLKTNQALQTIITKIKQEENDALTELLDFLLEISIQHLASDIHLEHKNTTATMRIRVDGIIREIFHFDEEIFLLLSSKIKLEAHLDIHEKRKAQDGRFCKKFSLIQFDFRISTLPTQSGESIVIRILNQNTKLLNLTELGFDSTIQSALQSPSGLIFVTGPTGSGKSTTLYAMLEEIKSIEKKIITIEDPIEYDLDLLTQVAINEEYGFGFSQSLKAILRQDPDIIMVGEIRDTQTLSLAIRSSLTGHLVLSTLHTNDAISSIERLIDMGAKPYLIASVLKLIISQRLVRKLCPHCKIIDSNPPSIPNANHQHFFAPKGCQKCHNTGYSGRIMIVENLHITPQLTQLIAQRSSKEKIQEYLTHHHFKTLLEDGINKAAQGLTSLEEVFRVAGK encoded by the coding sequence TTGAATCTTAGTGCATTCAAACTCCACACATCTATTTCAGAGAAACTAGAAATGATTCTCCAAGAGATTGATACAGCGATCCACATTGAGACAACGGGCAAAAATCCGCCCTCTCTCCTCAAAGAGTTTTTGCCAATCCCCCTCAGGCATCTCCCCATTCTTGCGACACAAATCACACAAGAGGACTTTTTGCTCAAGCTAGAAACACTCAAAACCAATCAAGCACTTCAAACCATCATCACCAAAATCAAACAAGAGGAAAATGACGCACTCACAGAGCTTTTGGATTTTTTGCTTGAGATCAGTATCCAACATCTTGCAAGTGATATACATCTAGAGCACAAAAACACAACAGCCACGATGAGGATACGCGTCGATGGCATCATCAGGGAAATCTTTCACTTTGATGAAGAGATATTTTTGCTTTTGAGCTCCAAAATCAAGCTAGAAGCTCATCTAGACATTCACGAAAAACGCAAAGCACAAGATGGTCGCTTTTGCAAAAAGTTTTCACTCATTCAGTTTGATTTTAGGATCTCAACACTCCCCACACAAAGTGGCGAATCCATCGTGATACGCATCCTCAACCAAAACACAAAACTCCTCAATCTCACAGAGCTTGGATTTGATTCTACGATCCAATCTGCACTCCAATCCCCAAGTGGCTTGATTTTTGTCACAGGTCCCACAGGTAGTGGCAAAAGCACCACGCTCTATGCAATGCTTGAAGAAATCAAAAGCATAGAAAAAAAGATCATCACGATTGAAGATCCAATCGAATATGATTTGGATCTGCTCACACAAGTCGCCATCAACGAAGAATATGGCTTTGGTTTCAGCCAAAGCCTCAAAGCAATCCTAAGGCAAGATCCCGACATCATTATGGTAGGAGAAATCAGAGATACACAAACCCTCTCTTTGGCAATCAGATCATCGCTCACAGGGCATCTTGTCCTCTCGACTTTGCACACCAATGATGCCATCAGTAGCATTGAAAGATTAATCGATATGGGAGCCAAACCCTACCTCATCGCCTCTGTCCTCAAACTCATCATCTCTCAGCGTCTAGTGAGAAAACTTTGCCCCCACTGCAAAATCATAGATTCCAATCCCCCATCGATACCCAACGCAAACCATCAGCACTTTTTTGCCCCCAAAGGGTGCCAAAAATGCCACAACACAGGATATAGCGGACGCATAATGATTGTGGAAAATCTACACATCACGCCACAACTCACACAGCTCATCGCCCAACGATCAAGCAAAGAAAAAATCCAAGAATACCTCACCCATCATCATTTCAAAACCCTACTAGAAGATGGAATCAACAAAGCCGCTCAAGGACTCACAAGCCTAGAAGAAGTGTTTAGGGTGGCGGGCAAATGA
- the mshL gene encoding pilus (MSHA type) biogenesis protein MshL — MTKILWIYALCTLILLGQCKNFNLQTNGTLTSAEILEEVAHKCHLSLIYTDKLAEDFLTHNKPRLIFKNLNLDEVLKLLIQEFDLFFTLKNKVLKIGMLQSKTYDLNYVSTLRKSSSNTDIIFSQNLSNAQSTFGGEGTQPNYGKSGTKISSTDENDFWNTLDTELKAMLYRPEDRHSPKQDNTNIIINKNAGLITITATQAQHKRIQDYIQRINKKSHAQVLIDVHIYLIKHSKSKTSGINWDEFYNLGNIALTGATSQLPSLLQIQNSSVNFGINVFSQGVNLNRIVEFLEKYGETRSLSNPKILTLNNQPAIISVGSVLRYSQQLIYQSNTSNANIQNSTQNYPSIFAGVLLDITPSIQNDEIILKINPSITRTKNASIENESNALQSPPNLSTNQLSSIVKLQNGQKVVLGGLISNFKSNRQYKVPILGDIPLLNLLFRYKWDTDYTEEMVIIITPKIIQPHNQPFKQDPKIQEKLETLIKEARFES; from the coding sequence ATGACAAAAATATTGTGGATATACGCATTATGCACTCTGATCCTGCTAGGTCAATGCAAAAACTTCAACCTCCAAACCAACGGCACATTGACATCTGCAGAGATCCTTGAAGAAGTCGCACACAAATGCCATTTGAGCTTGATTTATACAGACAAACTTGCAGAGGATTTTCTCACCCACAACAAACCTAGACTTATTTTCAAGAATCTCAATCTAGATGAAGTCCTCAAACTCCTAATCCAAGAGTTTGATTTGTTTTTCACCCTCAAAAACAAAGTGTTAAAAATCGGAATGCTCCAATCCAAAACCTATGATCTCAACTATGTTTCAACGCTCAGAAAAAGCTCAAGCAATACAGATATTATTTTTTCCCAAAACCTATCCAATGCCCAATCAACCTTTGGCGGAGAGGGCACCCAACCAAACTATGGCAAAAGTGGGACAAAAATCTCTAGCACGGATGAAAATGATTTTTGGAATACACTAGATACAGAACTCAAAGCAATGCTCTATCGCCCCGAAGATAGGCACTCTCCCAAACAAGACAACACAAACATCATCATCAACAAAAACGCAGGACTCATCACCATTACAGCCACACAAGCCCAACACAAACGCATACAAGACTATATCCAACGCATCAACAAAAAATCTCACGCTCAAGTTTTGATTGATGTGCATATTTATCTCATCAAGCACAGCAAATCCAAAACTTCAGGAATCAACTGGGATGAATTCTACAATCTTGGCAACATTGCACTCACAGGGGCAACGAGCCAATTGCCTAGCTTGCTTCAGATTCAGAACTCTTCAGTCAATTTTGGAATCAATGTCTTCTCTCAAGGGGTCAATCTCAATCGTATCGTGGAGTTTTTGGAAAAATATGGTGAAACACGCTCCCTCAGCAATCCCAAAATCCTCACCCTCAACAATCAACCCGCCATCATTTCTGTCGGTAGCGTATTGCGTTATTCCCAACAGCTCATCTACCAAAGCAATACTTCCAACGCCAATATCCAAAACTCCACCCAAAACTACCCTAGCATTTTCGCAGGGGTTTTGCTCGACATCACTCCATCGATCCAAAACGATGAAATCATCCTCAAAATCAATCCATCCATCACACGCACCAAAAACGCCTCTATCGAAAACGAATCCAACGCGCTCCAAAGCCCACCCAATCTATCCACCAACCAACTCTCATCGATTGTCAAACTCCAAAATGGTCAAAAAGTGGTGCTTGGAGGACTTATCTCCAATTTCAAAAGCAATAGGCAATACAAAGTCCCTATACTAGGAGACATCCCTTTGCTCAATTTGCTTTTCAGATACAAATGGGACACAGATTACACAGAAGAAATGGTCATCATCATCACGCCCAAAATCATCCAACCCCACAACCAGCCTTTCAAACAAGATCCCAAAATCCAAGAAAAACTTGAAACCCTCATCAAGGAGGCTCGATTTGAATCTTAG
- the dksA gene encoding RNA polymerase-binding protein DksA: MDQEMIEKFRIILQERIQSIQSHINTATHSFAELHSDRAPDHADIVSINSQGLLNASILTQYQTELRETEYALKKLNEGTFGVCEMCGDFIEEKRLELKPHAKFCIICREIYEKDRK, translated from the coding sequence ATGGATCAAGAAATGATAGAAAAATTTCGTATTATTTTGCAAGAACGCATTCAGTCTATTCAATCCCACATCAACACTGCAACACATTCTTTTGCTGAGCTTCATTCAGACAGAGCACCCGATCACGCCGACATCGTCTCTATCAATTCACAAGGTCTGCTCAATGCCTCCATACTTACGCAATACCAAACAGAATTGCGTGAAACAGAATACGCACTCAAAAAGCTTAACGAAGGGACTTTTGGGGTTTGCGAAATGTGCGGAGATTTCATCGAAGAAAAACGACTTGAGCTCAAACCTCACGCCAAATTTTGTATCATTTGTCGTGAAATATATGAAAAAGATCGAAAATAA
- a CDS encoding 23S rRNA (pseudouridine(1915)-N(3))-methyltransferase RlmH, whose product MIINLYSIGKNDLFADFYSKIIQQCRAFGTTLKLLDIFTPQIAKAQQQSYQQAQKSYTQAFAKFLSPHSYALHPDGKTLDSLQFAQILQDQSEVSFFIGGAYGFEKDFLEQTRSVSLSPLTLSHQIAKVVLCEQIYRGLSINAAHPYHK is encoded by the coding sequence ATGATTATCAACCTTTATTCTATTGGCAAAAACGATTTGTTTGCAGATTTTTATTCCAAAATCATTCAGCAATGCAGAGCGTTTGGCACAACACTCAAACTCCTAGACATCTTCACGCCCCAAATCGCCAAAGCCCAGCAACAATCTTACCAACAAGCACAAAAGTCCTACACTCAAGCATTTGCCAAATTCCTTAGCCCCCACTCTTATGCACTGCACCCCGATGGCAAAACCCTAGATTCTCTGCAGTTTGCCCAAATCTTGCAAGATCAAAGCGAGGTGAGTTTTTTTATCGGTGGAGCCTATGGTTTTGAAAAAGACTTTTTGGAGCAAACACGCAGTGTTTCACTAAGCCCACTGACACTCTCCCACCAGATCGCCAAAGTTGTCTTGTGTGAGCAAATCTATCGCGGTTTGAGTATCAACGCAGCACACCCTTACCACAAATAA
- the accD gene encoding acetyl-CoA carboxylase, carboxyltransferase subunit beta produces MGLEKFFSKFRSSSRATSDEAPSHWVKCPKCNAINYYKEVLNQQNVCPKCTHHFKISAQERINLLCDTFVEYDQTLAPKDPLNFVDKKSYKKRIEEGVKKTRRPSSIISGEGLMFDEKFQLVVFDFAFMGGSLSSVEGEKILRAIKRCIDSHQALVIVSTSGGARMQESTFSLMQMAKTSAALNSLSQHKLPFISLLTDPTYGGVSASFAFLGDIIIAEPGANIGFAGPRVIKQTIGADLPEGFQTAEFLLECGLIDMVKERKDLKETIYHLIKILKPK; encoded by the coding sequence GTGGGTTTAGAAAAGTTTTTTAGCAAATTTAGATCTAGCTCTAGAGCGACATCAGATGAAGCCCCAAGCCATTGGGTCAAATGCCCAAAATGCAATGCCATCAATTATTACAAAGAAGTTTTGAACCAACAAAATGTCTGCCCAAAATGCACCCACCATTTCAAAATCAGTGCTCAAGAACGCATTAACCTCCTCTGTGATACCTTTGTAGAATACGATCAAACCCTTGCCCCCAAAGATCCCCTCAACTTTGTGGATAAAAAAAGCTACAAAAAACGCATTGAAGAAGGAGTCAAAAAAACAAGACGCCCAAGCTCTATCATCAGTGGGGAGGGGCTGATGTTTGATGAAAAATTTCAGCTCGTGGTGTTTGATTTCGCATTTATGGGGGGAAGCTTGAGTTCTGTGGAGGGGGAAAAGATTTTGAGAGCCATCAAGCGGTGCATTGATTCTCATCAAGCCTTGGTGATTGTCTCAACAAGTGGCGGAGCAAGAATGCAAGAATCCACCTTTTCACTCATGCAAATGGCAAAAACAAGTGCGGCACTCAATAGCCTAAGCCAACACAAACTCCCTTTTATCTCCTTACTCACAGATCCGACTTATGGGGGAGTGAGTGCAAGTTTTGCATTTCTAGGAGACATCATCATCGCAGAACCCGGTGCCAACATCGGCTTTGCTGGTCCTAGAGTCATCAAACAAACCATTGGGGCAGATTTGCCCGAGGGATTCCAAACGGCAGAATTTCTACTTGAATGCGGACTCATCGATATGGTCAAAGAACGCAAAGACCTCAAAGAAACCATCTACCATCTCATCAAGATTCTCAAACCCAAATGA
- the recO gene encoding recombination protein RecO: MQGFILRIAKVRDQDLIVSVLTSSKILQAYRFYGMRHSIIALGRKIDFDLQYQGVYLPKICNLIQLGYAWEQDYSRVYVWQFVMRLLSKHLVEVQELPRFYYDLLEQSATKMQMQNPMRVALEMSAEIVEYEGRSARLQSEMCFLCGRALQDGISLGRSFLFAHPQCAGGYVFKRHKIIEFLSQRSSIGLDDLEVEHLWNVFALGL; this comes from the coding sequence ATGCAGGGATTTATTTTGCGTATTGCAAAAGTTAGAGATCAGGATTTGATCGTATCGGTTTTGACTTCTAGCAAAATACTTCAAGCCTATCGTTTCTATGGAATGAGGCATAGTATCATCGCTTTGGGACGCAAGATAGATTTTGATTTGCAATATCAGGGGGTGTATCTGCCAAAGATTTGTAATTTGATCCAGCTAGGCTATGCGTGGGAGCAGGATTATAGCCGTGTCTATGTGTGGCAGTTTGTGATGCGTTTGTTGTCCAAGCATTTGGTGGAAGTGCAGGAGTTGCCACGATTTTATTATGATCTATTGGAACAATCAGCCACAAAAATGCAAATGCAAAACCCTATGCGTGTGGCTCTTGAGATGAGTGCTGAAATAGTGGAGTATGAGGGGCGTAGTGCTAGATTGCAGAGTGAGATGTGTTTTTTGTGCGGGAGGGCGTTGCAAGATGGCATTTCTTTGGGGCGTTCTTTTTTGTTTGCACATCCGCAATGTGCAGGTGGATATGTGTTCAAACGCCATAAAATCATAGAGTTTTTGTCCCAACGCAGTAGCATCGGACTTGATGATTTGGAGGTTGAGCATTTGTGGAATGTTTTTGCATTGGGGTTGTAG
- a CDS encoding DNA adenine methylase, with product MNYIGSKYKLYAFLEETIESTLSHAGSKSLKESVFCDVFAGTGAVGKLFKNKTKQVIANDWEYYSFVLNQNYIGNHAEFADVHCLFEELQSDTSTPIIEGKIYQHYCLGTHGTRQYFSDYNGAKIDAIRQKIELWYRQGKITEAIYYHLLASLLDDGHF from the coding sequence GTGAATTATATTGGTTCAAAATACAAGCTTTATGCATTTTTGGAGGAAACAATAGAATCAACGCTAAGCCATGCTGGTTCCAAAAGTCTCAAAGAAAGTGTTTTTTGCGATGTTTTTGCTGGGACTGGTGCTGTGGGCAAGTTGTTCAAAAACAAGACTAAGCAAGTCATTGCTAATGATTGGGAGTATTATAGCTTTGTGCTCAATCAAAACTACATTGGCAACCACGCAGAGTTTGCAGATGTGCATTGCTTGTTTGAAGAATTGCAATCAGACACATCAACTCCGATCATCGAGGGAAAAATATATCAGCACTATTGTCTGGGCACTCATGGGACAAGGCAATATTTTAGCGATTACAACGGAGCAAAAATCGATGCTATCAGACAAAAAATCGAGTTGTGGTATCGTCAAGGCAAGATCACAGAAGCAATTTATTATCATTTGTTGGCTTCGCTTTTGGACGATGGGCACTTTTGA
- a CDS encoding N-acetylmuramoyl-L-alanine amidase has protein sequence MRKIEKIIIHCSATPPQSDIGVREIDIWHKERGWKGCGYHYVIKRDGEIQKGRGVEEIGAHTKGFNAKSIGICLVGGVDKNGKARDTKTQKQEASLRALLGELTEEFKGAEVLGHRDLDPNKECPSFDVRKWLNV, from the coding sequence GTGAGAAAAATCGAAAAAATCATCATCCACTGCAGTGCCACTCCCCCTCAATCTGATATTGGAGTGCGTGAAATCGATATATGGCACAAAGAGAGAGGGTGGAAAGGCTGTGGGTATCACTATGTCATCAAAAGAGATGGAGAAATCCAAAAAGGACGCGGGGTGGAGGAGATCGGAGCTCACACTAAGGGGTTTAATGCCAAAAGTATCGGAATCTGCCTGGTGGGTGGGGTGGATAAGAATGGCAAAGCAAGGGATACAAAAACACAGAAACAAGAAGCGTCTCTAAGGGCTTTGCTAGGAGAACTCACAGAGGAGTTTAAGGGGGCGGAGGTGCTAGGGCATAGGGATTTGGATCCAAACAAAGAATGTCCTAGCTTTGATGTAAGGAAGTGGCTCAATGTTTAG
- a CDS encoding Mu-like prophage major head subunit gpT family protein, with amino-acid sequence MPNKLDASFMENVSKGFSKVFNESLVKQNDDYKKISLEVLSNTIVTDYAWIADLPSMKEWVGERTLKELSAHNYTIKKKDWEATIKIHRDNLIYDNLGIVKPQIQSLAESVSMHYNQLIFKLLEDNGDCFDGKKFFATDHNVGSQSFGNKGTKVLSAESFLEARKEMRSLVNSHGTPLGIRPNLLVVPPELEATALKILKAQTIEGSSNITYGMCELLVCDHLSNDKAWYLFDTSRSVKPFILQVNKKPEFVALDKPNSDRNFMSKEILYGVDTEDNAGYGMWQLAYKSEGSEQ; translated from the coding sequence ATGCCAAATAAGTTGGACGCAAGTTTTATGGAGAATGTGAGTAAGGGCTTTTCTAAGGTGTTTAATGAGAGCCTTGTCAAGCAAAATGATGACTACAAAAAGATCTCACTTGAGGTATTGAGTAATACCATCGTGACAGATTATGCCTGGATTGCAGACCTTCCTAGTATGAAAGAGTGGGTGGGAGAGAGAACACTCAAAGAACTCTCAGCCCACAACTACACAATCAAAAAGAAAGATTGGGAGGCAACAATCAAAATCCATAGGGATAATTTGATCTATGATAATTTGGGGATTGTCAAGCCACAGATACAGAGTTTGGCAGAGAGTGTGAGTATGCACTACAATCAACTCATTTTCAAGCTTTTGGAGGATAATGGGGATTGTTTTGATGGGAAGAAGTTTTTCGCCACTGATCATAATGTAGGTAGTCAGAGCTTTGGCAACAAAGGAACAAAGGTGCTAAGTGCGGAGAGCTTTTTGGAGGCAAGAAAGGAGATGAGGAGTTTGGTGAATTCTCATGGCACTCCTCTTGGAATCCGTCCTAACTTGCTCGTTGTGCCTCCTGAACTAGAGGCAACAGCCCTCAAAATCCTCAAGGCTCAAACAATAGAGGGCTCTAGCAATATCACTTATGGAATGTGTGAGCTTTTGGTGTGTGATCATTTGAGCAATGATAAGGCGTGGTATCTCTTTGATACAAGTCGCAGTGTGAAGCCTTTCATTTTGCAGGTGAATAAAAAGCCTGAATTTGTCGCATTGGATAAGCCTAACTCTGATCGCAATTTTATGAGCAAAGAAATCCTCTATGGAGTGGATACTGAAGATAATGCAGGGTATGGAATGTGGCAGCTTGCTTATAAAAGTGAAGGAAGCGAGCAATGA
- a CDS encoding phage protease: MREFLIEFNEVSKDDKIKISPVGEKVVGRDGRVFAINAEEVIKATKKGGVDLMLDVDHCGGEAVGWFALNSLEAKDDGIYAKLELTPKGEELVKNKAYRYLSPAYLTEYQGEAMVVKGIHSVGLVNHPNLLKKSLNSKEEGEGMQKENEKLKQENKELKAEIEQLKQENEKLLSSVKELEKEKEAIIKEYESKLTSTKVKNALMGNRMLKKREEEASKLSGEALESFLSMCAYEAKEVLKGSDLADLQKNSTQSTDKEKIAQSLGLENLD, from the coding sequence ATGAGAGAGTTTTTGATCGAATTCAATGAAGTCTCAAAAGATGACAAAATCAAGATTTCTCCTGTGGGAGAAAAGGTTGTCGGAAGAGATGGAAGAGTGTTTGCCATCAATGCAGAAGAAGTGATAAAGGCTACCAAAAAAGGTGGAGTGGATCTGATGCTTGATGTAGATCATTGTGGAGGAGAGGCTGTTGGGTGGTTTGCACTTAATAGTTTGGAAGCAAAAGATGATGGAATCTATGCAAAGCTAGAGCTTACGCCAAAGGGGGAGGAGCTAGTAAAAAACAAAGCCTACCGCTATCTCTCACCGGCATATTTGACAGAATATCAAGGCGAGGCAATGGTGGTCAAAGGGATCCATAGTGTGGGACTAGTCAACCACCCCAATCTGTTGAAAAAGAGCCTCAACTCCAAAGAGGAGGGAGAGGGAATGCAAAAAGAGAATGAAAAGCTCAAGCAAGAGAATAAAGAGCTCAAGGCAGAGATTGAACAACTCAAGCAGGAGAATGAAAAGCTTCTCTCCTCAGTCAAAGAGCTAGAAAAAGAAAAAGAGGCAATCATCAAAGAGTATGAGAGCAAGCTCACTAGCACCAAAGTCAAGAATGCTTTGATGGGGAATAGAATGCTTAAAAAAAGAGAGGAGGAGGCTAGCAAACTTAGCGGTGAGGCACTGGAGAGCTTTTTGTCTATGTGTGCTTATGAGGCTAAGGAGGTTTTGAAAGGAAGTGATCTGGCGGATTTGCAAAAAAACTCAACGCAAAGCACAGATAAAGAGAAAATCGCCCAAAGTTTAGGGCTTGAAAATTTAGATTAA
- a CDS encoding DUF1804 family protein, whose protein sequence is MNPQRQEIKNAYLKGKEISSICTLFDITRSTFYYHKKKAKEAGDDWDEAFLREKRGEEEIKASEEYFLATLIASFEKALLEGANPSLEKLNKYAQTYWKLKAPKNDDEFKLKDKLREKAELTIKELAHLALELEQKEVIDFLSTHHEEIIKRVFK, encoded by the coding sequence TTGAACCCACAACGCCAAGAAATCAAAAATGCTTATCTCAAAGGAAAAGAGATTAGTTCTATTTGCACACTTTTTGACATCACGCGCTCGACTTTTTACTACCACAAGAAAAAAGCCAAAGAAGCAGGAGATGATTGGGATGAAGCGTTTTTGAGAGAAAAAAGAGGAGAGGAGGAAATAAAAGCAAGTGAGGAATATTTTCTTGCCACCCTCATTGCCTCTTTTGAAAAAGCATTGCTAGAAGGTGCTAACCCCTCCTTAGAGAAGCTCAACAAATACGCCCAAACTTATTGGAAACTCAAAGCCCCCAAAAACGATGATGAGTTCAAACTCAAAGACAAACTTAGAGAAAAAGCAGAGCTCACCATCAAAGAGTTAGCCCATCTTGCCCTAGAGCTTGAGCAAAAAGAAGTGATAGATTTTTTGAGCACACACCACGAGGAAATCATCAAAAGGGTTTTTAAATGA
- a CDS encoding phage portal protein family protein: MFKFFKKKRATLMLNPNSKTTLGGISYSLTKKALKEQDLNAFISIFDYLLATDTQISSEIYKRKSALTSLPLVCTSTDTAQEAFITSLIHKHSFRRFLFDCSSSIAYGFSAFILEWSKEGEFFYPSPRLIPHSYIQEERGELFVYNSGAKIYLKDRSDVWLIYHPTDSGDLLKSSLMHKVCIIASLKASVVSKNMLFFDSLSIPPLIIRSDAINDEENAKEILESALELRSNGVALFAQNDILELLSSPQDKGNFLEFIRYCDECISKVITGQVLAGNSTLNGTQALGKVHEKIMQGISEHDSLLLGESVQNLIELTLSLNFSNPAPFSFGFDSNTEIDEKTQSEVYLNLTGMGYEIPIEHLEKTFKIKGLKKLDPTPNLNHTLSLEANQTKHSLPLDKFKLPLPTILESLINESSSFEEVQEKILERFNAAEIEALEEELMKYLTNATIKGALNEA; encoded by the coding sequence ATGTTTAAATTTTTCAAAAAGAAAAGAGCCACACTGATGCTCAACCCCAACTCCAAAACCACACTAGGAGGGATCAGTTACTCTTTGACCAAAAAAGCCCTCAAAGAGCAAGACCTAAACGCCTTTATCTCTATTTTTGACTACCTCCTCGCCACAGACACACAAATTTCAAGCGAGATTTACAAACGCAAAAGTGCTCTCACCTCTCTCCCTCTAGTCTGCACTTCCACCGACACTGCCCAAGAGGCTTTCATCACCTCCCTTATCCACAAACACTCCTTTAGGAGATTCCTATTTGATTGCTCTAGCTCTATCGCTTATGGCTTTTCTGCCTTTATTTTGGAATGGAGCAAAGAGGGCGAGTTTTTCTACCCCTCCCCTAGACTGATTCCTCATTCCTATATCCAAGAGGAGAGAGGTGAGCTTTTTGTATATAACTCAGGAGCAAAAATCTATCTCAAAGATAGAAGCGATGTGTGGCTGATTTACCACCCCACAGATAGTGGAGACCTCCTCAAAAGCTCTTTGATGCACAAAGTCTGTATCATTGCCTCACTCAAAGCTTCTGTAGTTTCCAAAAATATGCTTTTCTTTGACTCTCTCTCTATCCCTCCCCTCATCATCAGATCAGATGCCATCAATGACGAAGAAAATGCCAAAGAAATCCTAGAGAGTGCTCTAGAGCTTAGAAGCAATGGAGTGGCACTCTTTGCACAAAACGACATTCTAGAGCTCCTAAGCTCCCCCCAAGACAAAGGAAACTTCCTAGAGTTTATCCGCTATTGTGATGAATGTATCTCCAAAGTCATCACAGGGCAGGTTTTGGCAGGCAACTCCACCCTCAATGGCACCCAAGCCCTAGGCAAAGTGCACGAAAAAATCATGCAAGGCATTAGCGAGCACGATAGTTTGCTTTTGGGAGAAAGCGTGCAAAACCTCATAGAGCTGACTCTAAGCCTCAACTTCTCAAATCCTGCCCCCTTTTCCTTTGGCTTTGACTCCAATACCGAAATCGATGAAAAAACCCAAAGCGAGGTATATCTCAATCTTACAGGTATGGGATATGAGATCCCTATTGAGCATCTAGAGAAAACCTTCAAAATCAAAGGGCTAAAAAAGCTAGACCCCACCCCAAATCTCAACCACACTCTCTCCCTAGAAGCCAACCAAACCAAACACTCCCTCCCCCTAGACAAATTCAAGCTCCCATTGCCCACGATCTTAGAGTCTCTCATCAATGAGAGCTCAAGCTTTGAGGAAGTGCAAGAGAAAATCTTAGAGAGATTTAATGCAGCAGAGATTGAAGCACTAGAGGAGGAGTTGATGAAATACCTCACAAATGCTACAATCAAAGGGGCGCTCAATGAGGCTTAA
- a CDS encoding phage head morphogenesis protein — MLDFTTPPLQAIAYLLSKKPLALRDKADFRHHTAQTAFTISGITNIDRLSAFQNSIALAMLKGQSFSEWKKANANLIEGWEGANPKRLKKIYAHNLKNAYASGRKMEMMSRPAFKTPKDREGIEDGWFFRFSCVLDSATRPTHRVLHGTILPRNHSFWDTHTPPLDWGCRCRIDIFSSYDLEQKGWTPSSTPPISSIANPFASSSTSSHLAHIIAKKLEAHSHNKTASKALHSLQTELKKERKPSKL; from the coding sequence ATGCTAGATTTTACCACCCCTCCTTTGCAGGCTATTGCCTATCTTTTGAGCAAAAAACCCCTTGCTTTGAGAGACAAAGCAGACTTCAGACACCACACCGCTCAAACTGCCTTCACCATTAGTGGGATTACAAATATTGACCGCTTGAGTGCATTCCAAAACTCCATAGCTCTTGCAATGCTCAAAGGGCAGAGTTTTTCAGAGTGGAAAAAGGCAAATGCAAACTTGATAGAGGGTTGGGAGGGAGCAAACCCCAAAAGACTAAAGAAAATCTATGCCCACAATCTCAAAAACGCCTACGCGTCAGGGAGAAAGATGGAGATGATGAGCCGTCCAGCTTTTAAAACCCCCAAAGATAGAGAGGGGATAGAAGATGGTTGGTTTTTTAGATTTTCCTGCGTTCTTGACTCTGCGACAAGACCCACCCATCGTGTTTTGCACGGGACAATCTTACCTAGGAATCACTCCTTTTGGGACACCCACACCCCTCCACTTGATTGGGGCTGCCGTTGTAGGATTGATATTTTTAGCTCCTATGATTTAGAGCAAAAAGGTTGGACTCCTTCCTCCACCCCACCCATTAGCTCTATTGCCAACCCCTTTGCCTCCTCCTCCACTAGCTCCCACTTAGCCCACATCATCGCCAAAAAGCTAGAAGCCCACTCCCACAACAAAACCGCCTCAAAAGCTCTCCACTCATTGCAAACAGAGCTAAAAAAAGAGAGAAAACCTTCAAAGCTCTAA